The genome window CTCCCGTCCTTCCCGAAGTCGCAGAGGCCATGATGCCTTTCCTGGTCCAAACCTACGCGAACCCCTCCGCCGCCCATGCACTAGGGATCGAGGCACGCCATGCGGTGGAGGAGGCGCGGGGGATCGTGGCTGAAGCCATTCACGCTTACCCTGACGAGATCGTGTTTACTTCAGGCGGCACCGAATCGGATAACGCAGCCATCTATGGGGTTGCCTACGCTCTTGAAAACCGCGGACGCCATATCCTTTCAAGCCCCATCGAGCACCATGCCGTTCTCGAACCGCTCCAGTACCTTGCACAGCGCGGATGGGAAATAGAGATGCTGCCCGTTTCCTCAGAAGGCCTCGTTGCTCCTGAAGAGGTCGCGCGTCGCATTCGTAACGATACCGTCCTGGTCAGCGTCATGCACGCTAACAACGAGATCGGCACCGTGCAGCCCATTGAGGCCATTGGGGCGATCTGCCGGGAAAAGGGAGTGCTGTTTCATACCGACGCCGTACAAAGCTTCGGCTATCTACCTATAGATGTGCGCAAAATGAACATCGATCTCCTGAGCCTTACCGCCCATAAATTTTATGGCCCTAAAGGCATCGGCGTCCTCTATGTGCGATCGGGTATCCCTTTCGAGCCGTATCAAAAAGGCGGCGGACAAGAGAATGGACGACGCGGTGGCACCCTCAACGTGCCCGGCATTGTGGGGTTGGGCAAAGCCGTGACTATGGTAATGGAACAGCGTGAGGGAGAGAGCGCAAGGCTCCAACGGCTTCGTGACCACTTTATCGCGGCGGTTGAACAGGCCATTCCTGAAGCCACACTCACCGGCCATCGCCAATACCGCTTGCCTAATAACGTTCACTTCTGCTTTAAAGGCATTGAAGGCGAATCGCTACTGTTGAGTTTGGATGCCGAAGGAATCTGCGCTTCGGCTGGCGCGGCCTGCTCGGCAGGCTCTCATGAGCCCAGCCATGTGCTACAGGCTATCGGCGTGCCGCCCGATCGCCTACGCGGCGCTCTACGCCTCAGCCTAGGTCGCGCTACCACCGAAGAGGCATTGGAGTACTGTTTGCATGTCCTCCAGAAGGCCGTAGGAGCCCTACGTCAAAAACAGCGCGTGCAAACCTAGGGTACGTCGCAAATGGATGTCTTCTTTGTTACAGCTTTCAAGCGTTGGGAACTGTGCGCTTTAACGCAACCGTAATCAAGATGGCGCGAGGAAGGCCTAAAAAATAACTTGACAAATGGCCTAAGATGCTTTATAATACAAAATAGGTTCGGAGTAGGGTCGCTCGGAATACCCATGAAACCGAATCGTATGAGTGTATGAGGGCTGTTTTATAGGGTGGAATGCTTTACCCTAAAGAACGTTCTCATACTTGGATTGGCGTCGTGGAAAAGGGCGCCTAAAGTAGCGTTTCCCTCTATAAGGGTAACACAGTAGTTACGTTTTTCCGGTGCTTCTGAAAGCATGAATGCGCTGAAGTCGTTCTGTGAAAAAATGCACATTCTTTTTCGACAAGCGTGCCGTAGAGAGAGTGAAAGGAACCTAGCGAGGAGTGGCCTCAATGAATGATTACGCTGTTGTTCCGGTGCGATCGGATGCCTCCGTTTCGCAAGAATCGTCTGCCCGCCCCAACGATACCGAAGAGCTGTTTTCCGAAGAGGATGCCTTGGAGCGTGAGCCTAACGATGAGCTAATTCGGCTTTACGACTCGGAAAAGGCGATTGCAAAAACCGATCCCCTCTTCCCGGATGAGGAAGAGACCGAAGCCATTCCTGCCCCTCACCTAGTCGATCAAGAGGTCGGTGTTGCGCTCGATCCGGTCGAAGAGACCTTGCATCACGATGAAACCGTGCAACTTTGGATGAGCCGCGCACGTGGTGCGCAGTTGCTGACTGCAGAAGAAGAGGTTCAGCTAGCGCGCGCCGTGCAACGAGGCGACAAGCAGGCCAAAGATAAACTGACAGAAGCCAATCTGCGCCTGGTCGTCTCCATCGCTAAAAAGTACAGCGTTCGCGGAATCCCCCTACCCGACCTCATTCAAGAGGGGAACATCGGCCTTATCCGTGCGGTCGAAAAGTTCGACCCGGATAAAGGCTACCGATTCAGCACCTATGCCACCTGGTGGATACGCCGCGCCATCGCGCGCGCCATCATTAACCAAGGGCGCACCATTCGCATTCCCGTCTACGTTGCGGAGATCATTCATAAAATCGTCAAGGCGTCGAGCCGACTCCGTCAACAGCTTATGCGCGATCCCACCGTGGAGGAGATCGCACGTGAGCTTGAGATTCCGGTTGAGCGCGTGAACGAGATCATGCGCATCGCCCTTGAGCCTCTCTCTTTGGAAACCCCCGTCGGCGAAAAGGATAACAGCCAACTTGCCGACTTCATTCAGTCGCAGACGGCGGTTTCTCCCTCTGAAGCCACGCTAAACCTCATCCGAAGAGAGCAGATCGAGGAAGTTCTCAATAAGCTTACTCCGAGGGAGAAAGAGGTGCTACGGATGCGTTATGGCCTCGACGATGGCTATGCACGTACCCTTGAAGAGGTGGGAATGCGACTGCATGTTACGCGTGAACGGGTACGCCAAATAGAGCTACGTGCCCTGAAGAAGCTGCGCCATCTCGGCTCCGAATCCCTCATGCGACAGTAATCTTTTGCTCGCAACCTAGCCGCTGACGGTGCTTTAAGCGATCGTCAGCGGCTGTTTTATAGAGCTATCATTTCATTATCTTTTACAGGTGCGACAAGCTATGCGAAGTCTCTATCGCGAGTTCGGTGTCTTTTTGCTTCTGTTTTTCATGGCCTCCGCCTCGGCCTACTGCGATGTCAGCGTCCGTCAGATAACCTATGCAGGCTGGCAAAACGCTTACCAACTTAGCAATGGAGACGTGGAGCTTGTGGTTGTACCTCAAATCGGGCGCATCATGCGCTACGGGCCGGTTGGAGGCCCCAATATGCTGTGGAATAACCCCACGATGCTTGGCAAAACAGCCTCTCTTGAGGCCGCAGCCAAGGAGTGGCCTAACTTCGGCGGCGATAAGCTCTGGCCAGCTCCCCAGTCGGTGTGGAATTGGCCTCCCGATCCTTATCTCGACTCGGCTCCCCAAACCGTACGGGTGCTGCCTAACCATCACCTTCTTGTTATAGGCCAAGCCAGCCCGCAAAGCGGCATCCGCTTCGAGCGTGAAATCGCCCTCGCCCCCAAAGGCGATGAAGTTACCCTCGTCAACATCATGATCAATACTTCCTCAAAGCCGGTTAAGTGGGCTATTTGGGAGATTTTCCAGGCGAACGATCCGCTGCGCGTCTATCTACCTACTAATATCTCCGGCCACTTCGCCGAAGGCTATTTGAAGATGTCGGATGCCCTCCCTCCTGTAGACCGCATTCATGGACAACTTGTTCTTTCTCGCTCCCACACCATGAGCTATAAAGTAGGCTCTGATGCGCCGGATATTCTGCTTCGTGCCCTTGTTTCGGGCTACACGGTGTCTTTAACAGCGAAACTTTTAAAGGGCACTTACCCTGATGGTGGTTGCACTATGGAGGTCTATTCCAATCCGGATGCTGCTCCCTATATGGAAATGGAGCTACTCGCTCCTATCGTGGAGCTTCGCCCTGGAGAACAGACCCGATTCATCACCCAATGGCATCTTGGCCCACCCCAAGGGCCCTAAGGAGAGAGTGAGAAGTGCGTGCAGAGATCGTCTCCGTTGGTACCGAGCTACTACTTGGCCAAATTGTGGATACGAACGCGGCCTATCTTGCTCGCGTACTGTCTGAACTGGGCATTGCCCTCTACCGTCGTGTTACGGTGGGAGACAATCGAGAGCGACTTCTCGCAGCCTTAACAGAGGCGTTGACCTCCTCCGACGTGGTGTTTACTATTGGCGGCCTTGGCCCTACCATGGATGACATCACCCGCGACGTTCTGGCCGAAGCCATGGGCGATACCCTTCATCCGGATGAGCAGATCGCCGCTCAGCTCCGCCGCTTCTTTGAACAGCGCGGCATGCCCATCTTGGAAAGCAACCTGCGCCAAGCCTTGGTACCAAGCGCCGGTCGCGCAATCCCTAATCCCAACGGAACGGCCCCCGGGCTGCTGTTTGAGGGTAGAAACGGCAAGATCGCCATCGCACTGCCCGGCCCTCCTAACGAATTCATCCCAATGGTCAACGATTTTGTGGTGCCCTATCTCCGCACACGCACGGGAGGCAAGGGCGTTATTCGCTCGTTGGTGTTACGAGTGGTCGGTGTTGGCGAGAGCTTTGCCGAAGATCGCATTAAAGACCTTATGCAGGATGCCAACCCGACCGTTGCTCCCTATGCCAAGGTTGGCGAAGTGCATCTACGTATCACCGCTTTTGCCGAAACCCCTGCTGAGGCCGACCGCAT of Chthonomonas calidirosea T49 contains these proteins:
- a CDS encoding competence/damage-inducible protein A, which translates into the protein MRAEIVSVGTELLLGQIVDTNAAYLARVLSELGIALYRRVTVGDNRERLLAALTEALTSSDVVFTIGGLGPTMDDITRDVLAEAMGDTLHPDEQIAAQLRRFFEQRGMPILESNLRQALVPSAGRAIPNPNGTAPGLLFEGRNGKIAIALPGPPNEFIPMVNDFVVPYLRTRTGGKGVIRSLVLRVVGVGESFAEDRIKDLMQDANPTVAPYAKVGEVHLRITAFAETPAEADRIISDRAALIRQRLGHAIYGENEETLEQVVVSLLQQKQQTVATGESCTGGLLSSRITDVPGSSKVFLGGIVAYSNAAKTDFLGVDSALLARFGAVSEEVARSMAEGAQQRFGTTYGIGITGIAGPEGGTPEKPVGLVYIGLSQRGRAPIVERCEFIGSRAIVRHRATQTALNLLRLRALES
- a CDS encoding cysteine desulfurase family protein — its product is MQLPIYLDHAATTPVLPEVAEAMMPFLVQTYANPSAAHALGIEARHAVEEARGIVAEAIHAYPDEIVFTSGGTESDNAAIYGVAYALENRGRHILSSPIEHHAVLEPLQYLAQRGWEIEMLPVSSEGLVAPEEVARRIRNDTVLVSVMHANNEIGTVQPIEAIGAICREKGVLFHTDAVQSFGYLPIDVRKMNIDLLSLTAHKFYGPKGIGVLYVRSGIPFEPYQKGGGQENGRRGGTLNVPGIVGLGKAVTMVMEQREGESARLQRLRDHFIAAVEQAIPEATLTGHRQYRLPNNVHFCFKGIEGESLLLSLDAEGICASAGAACSAGSHEPSHVLQAIGVPPDRLRGALRLSLGRATTEEALEYCLHVLQKAVGALRQKQRVQT
- a CDS encoding DUF4380 domain-containing protein, with product MRSLYREFGVFLLLFFMASASAYCDVSVRQITYAGWQNAYQLSNGDVELVVVPQIGRIMRYGPVGGPNMLWNNPTMLGKTASLEAAAKEWPNFGGDKLWPAPQSVWNWPPDPYLDSAPQTVRVLPNHHLLVIGQASPQSGIRFEREIALAPKGDEVTLVNIMINTSSKPVKWAIWEIFQANDPLRVYLPTNISGHFAEGYLKMSDALPPVDRIHGQLVLSRSHTMSYKVGSDAPDILLRALVSGYTVSLTAKLLKGTYPDGGCTMEVYSNPDAAPYMEMELLAPIVELRPGEQTRFITQWHLGPPQGP
- a CDS encoding sigma-70 family RNA polymerase sigma factor; translation: MNDYAVVPVRSDASVSQESSARPNDTEELFSEEDALEREPNDELIRLYDSEKAIAKTDPLFPDEEETEAIPAPHLVDQEVGVALDPVEETLHHDETVQLWMSRARGAQLLTAEEEVQLARAVQRGDKQAKDKLTEANLRLVVSIAKKYSVRGIPLPDLIQEGNIGLIRAVEKFDPDKGYRFSTYATWWIRRAIARAIINQGRTIRIPVYVAEIIHKIVKASSRLRQQLMRDPTVEEIARELEIPVERVNEIMRIALEPLSLETPVGEKDNSQLADFIQSQTAVSPSEATLNLIRREQIEEVLNKLTPREKEVLRMRYGLDDGYARTLEEVGMRLHVTRERVRQIELRALKKLRHLGSESLMRQ